One window of the Methylovirgula sp. HY1 genome contains the following:
- a CDS encoding nitrogen regulation protein NR(II), whose product MRRTGIPTVPDDRDLRHEDVAEAIHAETSLSANPAQLLNALPHPILAVGVDGFILEANLAAEIFFGSSRSILLQQTLLNLLPFGSVLLSLVEQVMRTGAAINEYRVDLGVPRLGTDKMVDLFVTPLSDGGDGVVIMLQERTMAEKMDRQLTHRGAARSVTAMASMLGHEIKNPLSGIRGAAQLLEQEVSDTDRALTRLICDETDRIVKLVDRMEAFSDRRPLERESVNIHFVLDHVKKVAQAGFARHIRFVENYDPSLPPVLANRDQLVQTFLNLVKNAAEAIGEARGDGEIELSTAFRPGVRLKIATSDVPVSLPLEFCVRDNGPGVPSEIQPHLFEPFITTKVSGSGLGLALVAKIIGDHGGTIECDSHPRRTTFRVLMPMYALRDGRSAKLK is encoded by the coding sequence ATGAGAAGGACCGGTATTCCAACCGTCCCTGATGATAGGGACCTGCGACATGAGGATGTCGCTGAAGCTATCCATGCGGAAACGAGCCTGAGTGCCAATCCCGCTCAGCTTCTCAATGCCTTGCCGCATCCGATCCTGGCTGTCGGCGTGGACGGCTTCATATTGGAAGCCAATCTGGCGGCGGAAATCTTCTTCGGCAGCAGCCGCTCGATCCTGCTGCAACAGACGCTTCTCAATCTTCTTCCCTTCGGCTCGGTTCTGCTCTCGCTTGTCGAGCAGGTGATGCGGACGGGGGCGGCGATCAATGAATATCGTGTTGATCTCGGCGTGCCGCGGCTCGGCACCGACAAGATGGTCGATTTGTTCGTGACGCCGCTCTCGGATGGCGGCGACGGTGTCGTCATCATGTTGCAAGAGCGGACGATGGCCGAAAAGATGGACCGTCAATTGACCCATCGCGGCGCCGCCCGTTCGGTCACCGCCATGGCCTCCATGCTGGGCCATGAGATCAAGAATCCCTTGTCGGGGATTCGCGGCGCCGCACAATTGTTGGAGCAGGAGGTTAGCGATACCGACCGCGCTCTGACACGGCTGATCTGTGACGAGACCGATCGGATCGTGAAGCTCGTCGACCGGATGGAGGCTTTTTCCGATCGCCGTCCGCTCGAACGGGAGAGCGTCAACATCCATTTTGTGCTCGATCACGTGAAAAAGGTGGCGCAGGCGGGCTTTGCGCGTCACATCAGATTTGTCGAGAATTACGATCCGTCTTTGCCGCCCGTACTGGCCAATCGCGATCAACTCGTTCAGACCTTTCTCAATCTCGTCAAAAATGCTGCCGAGGCGATCGGCGAAGCGCGCGGCGACGGCGAGATCGAACTGTCGACGGCCTTCAGGCCAGGGGTCAGGCTGAAAATTGCCACGTCCGACGTCCCGGTGAGTCTGCCGTTGGAATTTTGCGTGCGCGACAATGGTCCCGGAGTGCCATCCGAAATCCAGCCGCATCTGTTTGAGCCCTTTATAACGACGAAGGTCTCCGGAAGTGGCCTCGGACTTGCGTTAGTTGCAAAAATTATTGGCGACCATGGCGGTACGATCGAGTGCGACTCGCACCCGCGGAGGACGACGTTTCGAGTACTCATGCCCATGTACGCCTTGCGCGACGGCCGCAGCGCGAAACTGAAGTAA
- a CDS encoding phospholipase C has product MQWHTRKAASAFFLSMLIAANGCSSALAANGIFAQNDRFPAPDGHQPRAGFPWHGGDSDAATPIKHVVVIFGENISVDHYFGTYPKAANPPGEPRFQASPLTPQINGLSPALLTNNPNLNSANGSGATNPFRLDRSQAHTADQNHGYQAEQLAYDHGKMDLFPEYTGTAGTGGTGVFDTKGLVMGYFDGNTVTALWNYAQHFALNDNSYSSQFGPSSPGAVNLVAGQTNGAVGHAPSNGNSNYTFSTLVADGQGGYTMFSDSDPYGDVCSTTTSPTTSMTGKNIGDLLNANHVTWGWFEGGFDLTITNPNGTTGCRRSSTSITLGNSYMNDYVPHHQPFQYYTSTQNLTHVRPSSVAAIGTSHDGGANHQYDTHDFFDALKAGNLTSVSFLKAPAFQDAHPGNSDPLDEQTFVVEVINALEQSKFWDSTAVIIAYDDSDGWYDHTNHVINPSTSSQDALIAAGECGPLSGGAPLTPGTPPRHALPGIDGKPVNGRCGYGTRQPLLVISPYAKQNFIDHTVTDQSSIIHFIEDNWLRGERIGQGSYDAIAGSLDNMFDFRQRPNARLILDPSLGTQE; this is encoded by the coding sequence ATGCAATGGCACACCCGCAAGGCGGCCTCCGCCTTTTTTCTATCCATGCTGATCGCCGCCAATGGTTGTAGTTCAGCCCTGGCCGCGAATGGGATATTCGCGCAGAACGATCGCTTTCCAGCGCCGGACGGCCATCAGCCGCGTGCCGGCTTTCCTTGGCATGGCGGCGACTCCGACGCTGCCACGCCGATCAAGCATGTGGTGGTCATTTTCGGCGAAAACATTTCGGTCGACCATTATTTTGGGACTTATCCGAAGGCGGCGAACCCGCCTGGTGAACCAAGGTTCCAGGCGAGCCCTTTAACACCGCAGATCAACGGACTTAGCCCGGCGCTGCTGACCAACAATCCCAACCTCAATTCGGCCAATGGCAGCGGCGCTACGAACCCGTTCCGTCTCGACCGTTCGCAAGCCCATACTGCGGACCAGAACCATGGCTATCAGGCCGAACAACTGGCCTATGATCATGGCAAGATGGACCTGTTCCCGGAATATACCGGGACCGCGGGTACCGGCGGCACCGGTGTTTTCGACACCAAGGGCCTCGTGATGGGCTACTTCGACGGCAATACGGTCACCGCGCTCTGGAATTACGCGCAACATTTCGCGCTGAACGACAATTCCTACAGCTCGCAATTTGGTCCGTCATCGCCCGGCGCCGTCAATCTCGTCGCCGGTCAGACCAATGGCGCTGTCGGTCACGCACCGAGCAACGGCAATTCAAATTATACGTTTAGCACCTTGGTCGCCGACGGCCAGGGCGGCTACACGATGTTCAGCGACAGCGATCCCTATGGGGATGTCTGTTCCACCACCACCAGCCCGACGACCTCAATGACTGGGAAGAACATCGGCGATCTCCTGAACGCCAACCACGTCACCTGGGGCTGGTTCGAGGGCGGTTTCGATCTGACGATCACCAATCCCAATGGCACGACCGGATGCCGGCGTAGTTCGACCTCGATCACGCTCGGAAATTCCTACATGAACGACTACGTGCCGCATCACCAGCCATTCCAATATTACACGTCGACTCAAAATCTGACGCATGTCCGGCCGAGCTCGGTCGCGGCAATCGGCACTTCACATGATGGCGGTGCCAATCACCAATATGACACGCATGATTTCTTCGACGCATTGAAGGCGGGCAATCTGACCTCCGTCAGCTTCCTCAAGGCTCCGGCGTTCCAGGATGCGCATCCCGGAAATTCCGATCCTCTCGACGAGCAGACCTTCGTGGTCGAAGTGATCAACGCGCTCGAACAGAGCAAGTTCTGGGACAGCACGGCCGTCATCATCGCCTATGACGACTCCGACGGCTGGTATGATCATACGAACCATGTGATCAATCCGTCGACCAGCAGCCAAGACGCGCTGATCGCGGCGGGAGAATGTGGTCCGCTCTCGGGTGGCGCTCCGCTCACGCCGGGTACGCCGCCGCGGCATGCCTTGCCCGGCATCGACGGCAAGCCCGTCAACGGCCGCTGCGGCTATGGCACGCGCCAGCCGCTGCTCGTGATCTCGCCTTACGCCAAGCAGAACTTCATCGATCATACCGTGACCGATCAATCCTCGATCATTCACTTCATCGAAGACAATTGGCTGCGCGGCGAACGGATTGGCCAAGGCTCGTATGACGCAATCGCCGGATCGCTCGACAATATGTTCGACTTCCGGCAGCGGCCGAACGCGAGGCTCATTCTCGATCCGAGCCTGGGCACTCAAGAATAA
- a CDS encoding cytochrome-c peroxidase, with protein sequence MKRLTEAGPVFSRICSMLRPISAALALVVPLAGFILWWDAAGHAIPAASRVLAEAALPPGTRASLRRPNASGKAVELSAVARIGREMFFDPSLSDSGQLACASCHRPDHAYGPANGLAVQIGGRGMGNSGVRAVPSLEYLEHTPNFTIGPNSAVPETDAPPPAAVAPPVGTEVAAVPKADKNSAALIAAEANVPQGGLDWDGRADTIQSQATGPLLDPNEMANRNLGEVLARLKKASYAEDLKKLFGAHIFDEPDLAVNEAMFALARFQIEDPSFHPYDSKYDAYLRGKATLSKAEMRGLKLFEDPHKGNCSSCHIDKASRDGLFPPAFTDYQFEALGAPRNRAIPANRDPHYYDLGLCGPYRKDYAQAAAYCGLFKTPTLRNVATRKAFFHNGVFHSLKEVLDFYVERATEPGKSYPKLPNGKIDLYDDLPPQYKRNIDVVDAPFDGKRGDKPALDNEEIADVIAFLKTLTDGYRPDQNPAGANQSKR encoded by the coding sequence ATGAAGCGTTTGACCGAAGCCGGGCCGGTGTTCTCCCGCATATGTTCTATGCTACGGCCGATATCGGCGGCGCTTGCGCTTGTCGTGCCGCTGGCCGGGTTCATCCTCTGGTGGGATGCCGCCGGCCATGCGATCCCTGCCGCTTCGCGCGTTCTCGCGGAGGCGGCGCTGCCGCCAGGGACCCGCGCATCACTGCGTCGTCCAAACGCTTCCGGCAAAGCCGTGGAACTTTCCGCCGTCGCGCGGATCGGCCGCGAAATGTTCTTCGATCCGTCTTTGTCGGATTCTGGTCAGCTTGCATGTGCTTCGTGCCATCGTCCCGATCATGCATATGGTCCCGCCAATGGCCTGGCGGTGCAAATTGGCGGTCGCGGGATGGGCAACTCCGGCGTCCGCGCGGTACCTTCATTGGAATATTTGGAACATACGCCGAATTTCACGATCGGGCCCAACTCGGCCGTCCCGGAAACCGATGCGCCACCGCCGGCAGCCGTTGCGCCGCCCGTCGGCACCGAGGTCGCCGCCGTGCCCAAGGCCGACAAGAACAGCGCGGCTCTCATCGCAGCGGAAGCGAACGTTCCTCAAGGCGGGCTTGATTGGGATGGTCGGGCCGACACCATCCAAAGCCAGGCTACGGGGCCGCTGCTCGATCCAAATGAAATGGCCAATCGCAATCTCGGTGAAGTGCTCGCGCGTCTCAAGAAAGCTTCGTATGCGGAAGATTTGAAAAAGCTGTTCGGCGCCCACATTTTCGATGAGCCGGACCTCGCCGTGAACGAAGCGATGTTCGCCTTGGCGCGATTCCAGATAGAAGATCCGAGCTTCCATCCCTACGACAGCAAATACGACGCTTATCTCCGCGGCAAAGCGACCCTGAGCAAGGCCGAGATGCGCGGGCTCAAGCTGTTCGAGGACCCTCACAAGGGCAATTGTTCATCATGCCACATCGATAAGGCCTCGCGCGACGGGCTGTTTCCGCCGGCCTTTACGGACTATCAGTTCGAAGCGCTCGGAGCCCCGCGCAATCGCGCCATTCCGGCCAATCGAGACCCGCATTATTATGATCTTGGACTGTGTGGTCCCTACCGCAAGGACTATGCTCAGGCGGCCGCCTATTGCGGTTTGTTCAAGACACCGACCCTGCGCAACGTCGCGACTCGGAAGGCTTTCTTCCACAACGGCGTTTTCCATTCGCTCAAGGAAGTTCTCGACTTCTATGTCGAGCGGGCAACTGAACCCGGCAAATCCTATCCAAAACTTCCGAACGGCAAGATCGATCTCTATGACGATCTGCCGCCCCAATATAAGCGCAACATCGACGTGGTCGATGCTCCCTTCGATGGCAAGCGGGGGGACAAGCCGGCGCTCGATAATGAGGAAATTGCCGACGTGATTGCGTTTCTGAAGACGTTGACCGACGGCTATCGGCCGGATCAAAACCCCGCAGGCGCAAATCAGTCGAAAAGATGA
- a CDS encoding SDR family NAD(P)-dependent oxidoreductase, giving the protein MRSGQKIYRAAPADGIAFVTGASSGIGRATTLELVRRGYRVAVTARRAEALETLAAAAPEQIFAFPGDVTNGSQMGGIVFRIEKELGPIALAFLNAGVFFPAERIGFDAAVIAHTHAVNIGGTVNCLAPVLGAMLTRGRGQIAINASLAGYNGLPGGLAYGSSKAALIHMAESLRLTYGERGLTFQVLCHGFVRTAMTDQEKEFAMPLRIEPEAAAKIICNGFERGGFEIAFPWQLATLSKFLKFLPYPLRFRVIAAALRNARRPESDHSADAESN; this is encoded by the coding sequence ATGAGATCAGGCCAAAAAATTTATCGCGCTGCGCCTGCCGACGGGATCGCTTTCGTGACTGGCGCGAGTTCCGGAATTGGTCGGGCCACCACGCTGGAACTGGTCCGGCGCGGCTATCGCGTCGCCGTCACGGCACGTCGCGCCGAGGCGCTCGAAACTCTGGCGGCCGCAGCGCCGGAGCAGATCTTTGCTTTCCCCGGCGATGTGACGAACGGAAGCCAAATGGGCGGCATCGTTTTCCGGATCGAAAAGGAACTCGGCCCGATCGCGCTCGCCTTCTTGAATGCCGGCGTATTTTTTCCGGCCGAACGGATCGGCTTCGATGCCGCGGTCATTGCCCACACCCATGCCGTCAATATCGGCGGCACCGTGAATTGCCTCGCGCCTGTGCTGGGCGCCATGCTCACGCGGGGCAGGGGGCAGATCGCGATCAATGCCTCGCTCGCCGGCTATAATGGCCTGCCGGGTGGTCTCGCCTATGGATCGTCCAAGGCCGCGCTGATTCATATGGCTGAGAGCTTGCGGCTCACCTATGGCGAACGGGGACTGACGTTTCAGGTCCTCTGCCACGGCTTCGTGCGCACGGCGATGACCGATCAGGAGAAGGAATTCGCGATGCCGCTGCGGATCGAGCCGGAGGCGGCGGCGAAGATTATCTGCAATGGCTTCGAACGGGGTGGATTCGAGATTGCCTTTCCCTGGCAGCTCGCCACTCTTTCAAAATTCTTGAAATTCTTGCCCTATCCGCTGCGCTTTCGCGTCATCGCCGCGGCTTTGCGCAATGCCCGGCGGCCCGAAAGCGATCATTCGGCAGATGCAGAGTCGAATTAG
- a CDS encoding ATP-binding protein yields MARKRSRQLSSKLGPLAVGLAVIVATASFLIFTGYTPIPPTDRVVLGLLAVNAVCIIFLTVVVVMEAWNLFAARRAQVAGARLHMRIVGLFSIIAVVPAILMAAVGSVTLERTLNPAFMHDVRGFILNTVDAARLFREGQCRSLLQEARLTAADLDRGKTMFTADRQLFHEFFASRVRFLGFTAAAMMRLDGTIVEKIDTGARFGTSIVKPQPNDFSDAKKNEPLCLILDEGRTFVALRQLSAFPDTYLYVARPVDPFSVAFPRQASRLIALYDVFDSHRSTIQMVFATMYVLIALIMLLSATWVGLAFANRLVAPIRRLIAATDQVASGNLYVQVAIDPSEGDLAHLGDTFNKMTSELRLQQNRLIAASNLIDERRLFTEAVLSGVPVAVIGVGTRGQITVLNPSADRLIHLGGEASATAIGQPIEAVLPEASPVLAEARSGDLRLMQGQISVSRAGRERIFNIRVTTEPGDRAQKNYVVTLDDITDLVSAQRTAAWADVARRIAHEIKNPLTPIQLSAERLRRKYGRLITTDREIFDQCVDTIIRQVDDIKRMVDEFSSFARMPKARLAEDDLTDCVRQVIFLMRVGHPDIEIEDRVPEQPIMAWFDRRLLSQALTNVVKNATEGVAAQMAIAPLAGRISISLEVTPDGLAEIRVTDNGKGFPKDNRNRLLEPYVTTRTEGTGLGLAIVAKILEDHGGGLELLDSPEGRGAVVRLYFPCSDTVHSTAETVIEEMTFSNES; encoded by the coding sequence GTGGCACGAAAGCGGTCGCGACAATTAAGTTCGAAGCTGGGGCCGCTGGCTGTCGGTCTCGCGGTCATCGTGGCGACGGCCAGTTTTTTGATTTTTACGGGCTATACGCCCATCCCGCCGACCGATCGCGTGGTTCTCGGCCTGCTTGCCGTGAACGCCGTTTGTATCATCTTCCTGACCGTTGTCGTGGTCATGGAAGCCTGGAACCTCTTTGCGGCGCGGCGTGCCCAGGTCGCCGGAGCGCGGCTGCATATGCGGATCGTCGGCCTCTTTTCGATTATCGCCGTTGTCCCGGCGATTCTGATGGCGGCGGTCGGATCGGTGACGCTCGAGCGCACGCTCAACCCGGCCTTTATGCATGATGTGCGCGGTTTCATTCTGAATACGGTCGATGCGGCGCGGCTCTTCCGCGAAGGGCAATGCCGCTCGCTGCTGCAGGAAGCGCGCCTTACCGCCGCGGATCTCGACCGCGGCAAAACCATGTTCACTGCCGATCGACAATTGTTTCACGAGTTTTTTGCGTCGCGTGTCCGCTTTCTCGGGTTCACCGCGGCGGCGATGATGCGCTTGGATGGCACGATCGTCGAGAAGATCGACACAGGCGCGCGCTTCGGCACGTCGATCGTCAAGCCGCAGCCCAATGATTTTAGCGATGCCAAAAAAAACGAGCCGCTCTGTCTGATCCTCGATGAGGGACGCACCTTCGTCGCGCTGCGCCAGCTTTCGGCCTTTCCCGATACGTATCTTTATGTCGCGCGTCCGGTCGATCCATTCAGCGTCGCCTTTCCGCGCCAAGCCTCGCGTCTCATAGCGCTCTACGATGTTTTCGACAGCCATCGCTCGACCATACAGATGGTTTTTGCGACCATGTATGTGCTGATTGCGCTTATCATGCTGTTGTCGGCGACTTGGGTCGGGCTCGCTTTTGCCAATCGGCTGGTCGCGCCGATCCGCCGTTTGATCGCGGCAACCGATCAGGTGGCCTCGGGCAATCTCTATGTGCAGGTGGCGATCGATCCTTCGGAAGGCGATCTGGCGCATCTCGGCGACACGTTCAACAAGATGACCTCCGAACTGCGCTTGCAGCAGAATCGGCTGATCGCGGCGAGCAATCTCATTGACGAGCGCCGTCTGTTCACAGAAGCGGTGCTATCTGGAGTCCCGGTGGCTGTGATCGGTGTCGGCACGCGCGGGCAGATTACCGTTCTCAACCCTTCAGCAGATCGATTGATTCATCTCGGCGGCGAGGCCAGTGCGACGGCGATCGGCCAGCCGATCGAAGCGGTCCTGCCGGAAGCTTCGCCGGTCCTCGCCGAAGCACGCAGTGGCGATCTTCGTTTGATGCAGGGACAGATCTCGGTCAGCCGGGCAGGGCGTGAGCGTATCTTCAACATCAGAGTAACGACCGAACCCGGCGACCGCGCGCAAAAAAACTATGTCGTGACTCTCGATGACATTACCGATCTGGTTTCGGCGCAGCGTACCGCCGCCTGGGCCGATGTGGCACGCCGCATCGCCCACGAAATCAAAAATCCTTTGACGCCGATCCAACTTTCCGCCGAACGGCTGCGGCGCAAATATGGCCGTCTCATCACCACCGATCGGGAAATCTTCGACCAATGTGTCGACACGATCATACGGCAGGTGGACGATATCAAGCGCATGGTCGATGAGTTCTCGTCCTTCGCCCGGATGCCGAAAGCCCGCCTCGCCGAAGACGATCTCACCGATTGCGTGCGCCAAGTCATTTTCTTGATGCGCGTCGGCCATCCCGACATCGAAATCGAAGATCGTGTTCCCGAGCAGCCAATTATGGCGTGGTTCGACAGGCGGCTTTTGTCGCAGGCCCTCACCAATGTGGTCAAGAATGCTACGGAGGGGGTCGCAGCTCAGATGGCGATCGCGCCGCTGGCCGGCCGGATTTCCATATCGCTCGAGGTGACGCCGGACGGCCTTGCCGAAATTCGCGTGACCGATAACGGCAAGGGCTTTCCCAAGGACAATCGCAACCGGCTGCTCGAACCTTATGTCACGACTCGAACCGAGGGGACGGGCCTCGGACTTGCGATCGTCGCCAAGATTCTCGAAGACCATGGCGGCGGTCTCGAACTTTTGGATTCGCCGGAAGGACGCGGCGCCGTCGTTCGGCTTTATTTTCCGTGTAGTGATACGGTGCATAGCACCGCCGAAACCGTTATCGAAGAAATGACATTTTCCAACGAAAGCTAA
- a CDS encoding sigma-54 dependent transcriptional regulator gives MASDILIVDDEADIRDIVSGILSDEGHGTRTAKNSDEALAAIEARRPHLVFLDIWLQGSRLDGLQLLQLVKTSHPALPVVMISGHGNIETAVSAIKMGAYDFIEKPFKADRLVLVAERALEASRLKREVNDLRARTGAANRIIGKSSVMNQLRQVVERVAPANSRVLITGAPGVGKELVSRSIHEASARASAPFVVINSATITPDMMEIELFGVEAKDGRGRKVGALEEAHGGTLYLDEIADMPKETQGKILRVLVDQNFQRVGGATRVYVDVRIISSSSRDLPALIAEGALREDLFHRLSVVPIRVPSLAEHRDDIPELIDFFMDQVSMTTGMPRRKIASEAMAVLQSHDWPGNIRQLRNNVERLMILASGDPEAELSSEMLPAEVGALVPSTPNGAGGERLMGLPLRDAREVFEREYLVAQISRFGGNISRTAEFIGMERSALHRKLKSLGID, from the coding sequence ATGGCAAGCGATATTTTAATCGTCGATGATGAGGCCGACATTCGCGATATCGTATCGGGTATTCTGTCCGATGAAGGACATGGCACGCGCACGGCCAAGAACTCCGACGAGGCGCTCGCGGCGATCGAAGCGCGGCGGCCGCATCTCGTCTTTCTGGATATTTGGCTGCAAGGCTCGCGGCTCGATGGCTTGCAGTTGCTGCAATTGGTCAAGACCAGTCATCCGGCGCTGCCGGTCGTGATGATCTCCGGACATGGCAATATAGAAACGGCGGTGTCGGCGATTAAAATGGGCGCCTATGATTTCATCGAAAAGCCGTTCAAGGCCGATCGCCTGGTTCTCGTGGCCGAACGCGCGCTCGAAGCTTCGCGCCTGAAGCGCGAGGTCAATGACCTGCGCGCACGCACGGGCGCAGCCAACCGCATTATCGGCAAATCCAGTGTGATGAATCAATTGCGCCAGGTCGTCGAGCGCGTCGCGCCGGCCAATTCGCGCGTTCTCATCACGGGTGCGCCGGGCGTCGGCAAGGAACTCGTGTCGCGCTCCATCCACGAGGCTTCGGCGCGCGCTTCGGCGCCTTTCGTGGTGATCAATTCTGCGACCATCACCCCCGACATGATGGAAATCGAGCTCTTCGGCGTCGAGGCCAAGGATGGCCGCGGCCGCAAGGTCGGCGCGCTCGAAGAGGCGCATGGCGGCACGCTCTATCTCGACGAGATTGCCGATATGCCGAAGGAGACCCAAGGCAAGATTCTGCGCGTGCTCGTGGATCAGAATTTCCAGCGGGTCGGTGGTGCGACGCGCGTTTATGTCGATGTGCGGATCATCTCGTCGAGTTCGCGCGATCTACCGGCGCTGATCGCCGAGGGCGCGCTGCGCGAAGATCTCTTCCATCGCCTGTCTGTCGTGCCGATTCGCGTCCCGTCGCTGGCTGAGCACCGCGACGATATTCCCGAACTCATCGATTTCTTCATGGATCAAGTGTCGATGACGACCGGCATGCCGCGCCGCAAGATCGCCAGCGAGGCGATGGCTGTGCTGCAATCGCATGATTGGCCCGGCAATATCCGGCAATTGCGCAACAATGTCGAACGGCTGATGATTCTCGCCTCAGGCGACCCGGAGGCCGAACTCAGCTCCGAAATGCTGCCGGCCGAAGTCGGCGCGCTCGTGCCCTCGACGCCGAATGGGGCTGGCGGTGAAAGGCTGATGGGCCTGCCGCTGCGCGATGCGCGCGAGGTCTTCGAGCGCGAATATCTCGTCGCGCAGATCAGTCGGTTCGGCGGCAATATTTCGCGCACGGCCGAATTTATCGGGATGGAACGGTCGGCGCTGCATCGCAAACTGAAGTCGCTGGGGATCGATTAG
- the ntrC gene encoding nitrogen regulation protein NR(I) — protein MGGNILIADDDAAIRTVLSQALSRAGYEVRTTGTAATLWRWVQAGDGDLVITDVVMPDDNAFELLPRMKKLRPELPIIVMSAQNTFMTAIKASERGAYDYLPKPFDLRELVAIVGRAMNEPKIRDKLAAPADLEGMPLVGRSPAMQEIYRALARLMQTDLTVMITGESGTGKELVARALHDYGKRKKGPFVAINMAAIPRDLIESELFGHEKGAFTGANQRSAGRFEQAEGGSLFLDEIGDMPMEAQTRLLRVLQQGEYTTVGGRTPIKTNVRIIAATNKDLRALIQHGLFREDLFFRLNVVPLRLPPLRERGEDIPDLVQHFFAVAASEGLPLKHIEAAALERMKRYRWPGNIRELENLVRRLAALYPQEVISEPLVDTELSADSSPLLPGFVQQHISEERGGREGDDRGTSLASAVERHLSDLFKAHAEGLPPPGLYHRVLRELEYPLISAVLAATRGNQIKAAELLGLNRNTLRKKVRDLDIRLMRSPQ, from the coding sequence ATGGGAGGAAATATCCTCATAGCCGATGATGATGCCGCTATTCGGACCGTGTTGAGTCAGGCCCTCTCGCGTGCAGGTTATGAAGTTCGTACTACGGGAACCGCGGCAACGCTTTGGCGCTGGGTCCAGGCCGGTGACGGCGATCTCGTGATCACCGATGTGGTCATGCCCGACGACAACGCATTCGAACTCCTGCCGCGCATGAAGAAATTGCGGCCGGAGTTGCCGATCATCGTGATGAGCGCCCAAAATACGTTCATGACCGCGATCAAGGCGTCCGAGCGCGGCGCTTATGATTACCTGCCGAAGCCGTTCGATTTGCGCGAGCTGGTGGCGATCGTCGGCCGCGCGATGAACGAGCCGAAAATTCGCGATAAGCTCGCGGCGCCGGCCGATCTCGAAGGCATGCCGCTGGTCGGCCGCTCGCCGGCCATGCAGGAGATCTACCGCGCGCTGGCGCGCCTGATGCAGACCGATCTGACCGTGATGATCACGGGCGAGTCGGGGACCGGCAAGGAACTCGTCGCCCGCGCGCTGCACGATTATGGCAAGCGCAAAAAAGGACCTTTCGTCGCTATCAATATGGCGGCGATTCCGCGCGATCTCATCGAAAGCGAGTTGTTCGGGCACGAGAAAGGCGCCTTCACCGGGGCCAATCAGCGCTCGGCCGGTCGGTTCGAGCAGGCCGAGGGCGGCAGCCTGTTTCTCGATGAAATCGGCGACATGCCGATGGAAGCGCAAACGCGGCTTTTGCGTGTTCTTCAGCAGGGCGAATATACGACGGTCGGCGGGCGCACGCCGATCAAGACCAATGTGCGGATCATCGCGGCGACCAACAAGGATCTGCGCGCCCTCATCCAACATGGATTGTTCCGCGAAGATCTGTTCTTCCGGCTCAATGTCGTGCCGCTGCGCTTGCCGCCGTTGCGCGAGCGCGGCGAGGACATTCCCGATCTCGTCCAGCATTTCTTCGCTGTGGCCGCCTCTGAGGGCCTGCCGCTCAAACATATCGAAGCGGCGGCGCTCGAGCGCATGAAGCGCTATCGCTGGCCCGGCAACATTCGCGAGCTGGAAAATCTGGTGCGGCGTTTGGCGGCGCTCTATCCGCAGGAAGTCATCAGCGAACCTCTCGTCGATACGGAGCTTTCCGCCGATTCCTCGCCGCTGTTGCCGGGTTTCGTGCAGCAGCATATCAGCGAGGAACGCGGCGGCAGGGAGGGCGATGATCGCGGCACGAGTCTCGCGAGCGCAGTGGAACGCCATCTCTCTGACCTGTTCAAGGCCCATGCCGAGGGACTGCCGCCGCCCGGCCTCTATCATCGTGTCTTGCGCGAATTGGAATATCCGCTCATCTCCGCGGTGTTGGCGGCGACCCGTGGCAATCAGATCAAAGCCGCCGAACTCCTCGGCCTCAACCGCAATACTTTGCGTAAAAAGGTCCGCGATCTCGACATTCGGCTGATGCGCTCGCCGCAATGA